One window of Paenibacillus albicereus genomic DNA carries:
- a CDS encoding ThuA domain-containing protein, whose protein sequence is MTTSEGHLPRALVIGDNGEHAPYHPLDAVFPELEAIFAGAVELERTEEYSRLRSEELAPYRLVVSYSDQWRSGKQPEEIEGLLSFVREGGALLVLHNGISLQADSELAELIGGFFTGHPDWTELSYSPTEAGRAHPMLSGVEPFRMEEEPYRFDPATVSTASVLLEYEHEGSRWPAAWARARGVGRVAYLSPGHRRESFLHPEYRKLVRQAGLWALGAL, encoded by the coding sequence ATGACTACATCCGAAGGACATCTGCCCCGCGCACTCGTCATCGGAGACAACGGAGAGCATGCGCCCTATCATCCGCTGGACGCGGTCTTCCCGGAGCTGGAGGCGATCTTTGCCGGCGCCGTGGAGCTGGAGCGCACGGAAGAGTATAGCCGGCTGCGCTCGGAGGAGCTGGCGCCTTATCGCCTTGTCGTCTCCTACTCGGACCAGTGGCGTTCCGGCAAGCAGCCGGAGGAGATCGAGGGATTGCTGTCGTTCGTGAGGGAGGGCGGAGCCCTTCTCGTCCTGCACAACGGCATCTCCTTGCAGGCCGATTCGGAGCTGGCCGAGCTGATCGGAGGCTTTTTCACCGGGCATCCGGATTGGACGGAGCTGTCGTACTCGCCGACCGAGGCGGGCCGCGCGCATCCGATGCTCAGCGGCGTGGAGCCGTTCCGGATGGAAGAAGAGCCGTACCGGTTCGACCCGGCGACCGTGTCGACGGCGTCCGTGCTGCTGGAATACGAGCATGAGGGCAGCCGCTGGCCGGCAGCCTGGGCTCGTGCGCGCGGCGTCGGACGCGTCGCCTACCTGTCGCCGGGCCATCGCCGGGAGTCCTTCCTGCATCCGGAGTACCGCAAGCTCGTCCGGCAGGCCGGACTGTGGGCGCTGGGGGCGCTGTAA
- a CDS encoding ABC transporter permease has product MSQPAVRLPVPLPKQEEASSPWRDAWRSFRRNRMAMAGLGIIVFFILVAALAPVIAPYDYKEQELMNRLQPPSGEHWLGTDDLGRDILSRLIHGARISLWVGVSSVLGSIVAGTLLGILAGYYGRWWDAIISRLFDILLAFPGILLAIAIVAALGPSLQNALLAIAIVNVPVFGRLVRAKVLSLREEEYIVAARSLGMKSSRILLHHILPNSLGPIIVQGTLGIATAIIEAAALGFLGLGAQPPEPEWGKMLSDSRQLIQKAPWTVLFPGLAIMLTVLGFNLIGDGLRDVLDPRMKR; this is encoded by the coding sequence GTGTCGCAACCGGCTGTGCGCCTGCCCGTCCCGCTGCCCAAGCAGGAAGAGGCGTCGTCCCCTTGGCGGGACGCCTGGCGCAGCTTCCGCCGCAACCGCATGGCGATGGCGGGGCTCGGCATCATTGTCTTTTTCATCCTCGTGGCCGCGCTCGCTCCGGTGATCGCCCCCTACGACTACAAGGAGCAGGAGCTGATGAACCGGCTCCAGCCTCCGAGCGGGGAGCACTGGCTCGGCACGGACGACCTGGGGCGGGACATCCTCTCCCGGCTCATCCATGGCGCCCGCATCTCCCTGTGGGTCGGCGTCTCCTCCGTGCTCGGCTCGATCGTCGCCGGCACGCTGCTCGGCATCCTCGCCGGCTACTACGGCCGCTGGTGGGATGCGATCATCTCGCGCCTGTTCGACATCCTGCTCGCGTTCCCCGGCATCCTGCTCGCGATCGCCATCGTCGCCGCGCTCGGGCCGTCGCTGCAGAACGCCCTGCTCGCGATCGCCATCGTCAACGTGCCGGTGTTCGGCCGGCTCGTCCGGGCCAAGGTGCTCAGCCTGCGCGAGGAGGAATATATCGTCGCCGCGCGCTCGCTCGGCATGAAGAGCTCGCGCATCCTGCTGCATCACATCCTGCCCAACAGCCTCGGGCCGATCATCGTGCAAGGCACGCTCGGCATCGCGACCGCGATCATCGAGGCCGCGGCCCTCGGCTTCCTCGGCCTCGGCGCGCAGCCGCCGGAACCGGAGTGGGGCAAGATGCTGTCCGACTCGCGCCAGCTCATCCAGAAGGCGCCGTGGACGGTGCTCTTCCCCGGCCTCGCGATCATGCTCACCGTGCTCGGCTTCAACCTGATCGGCGACGGCCTGCGCGACGTGCTCGATCCGCGGATGAAGCGGTGA
- a CDS encoding SDR family NAD(P)-dependent oxidoreductase, translating into MKHAFITGADRGVGYALALELLRRGYTVFAGRYMPQWQEPEEVPAAWAERLVPIALDVADGESVRAAAAEVARRTDRLDLIVNNAGIAGDKEASAFGEIDYEAMFRLFAVNAVGPLRVVQALSGLLLAGEDKLVVNISSEAGQINQTWREGWYGYCMSKAALNIESNILHNELKPRGGRVLVIHPGWVRSYMGGKLSEEGTFSAAESAAGIASVIDGHLADRTPREHPAFIDNTGAEMSWT; encoded by the coding sequence ATGAAACATGCCTTCATAACAGGCGCCGACCGAGGCGTCGGCTACGCGCTGGCGCTGGAGCTGCTGCGGCGCGGCTATACCGTATTCGCGGGGCGCTACATGCCGCAGTGGCAGGAGCCGGAAGAGGTGCCGGCAGCGTGGGCCGAGCGGCTCGTGCCGATCGCCCTCGACGTCGCCGACGGGGAGAGCGTGCGCGCTGCGGCAGCGGAAGTGGCTCGCCGGACGGACCGGCTCGACCTGATCGTCAACAACGCCGGCATCGCCGGCGACAAGGAAGCGAGCGCTTTCGGCGAAATCGATTACGAGGCGATGTTCCGGCTGTTCGCCGTCAATGCGGTCGGCCCGCTGCGCGTCGTGCAGGCGCTGAGCGGCCTGCTGCTCGCCGGCGAGGACAAGCTCGTCGTGAACATCTCCTCCGAAGCGGGGCAGATCAACCAGACATGGCGGGAAGGCTGGTACGGCTACTGCATGTCCAAGGCCGCGCTCAACATCGAGTCGAACATCCTGCACAACGAGCTGAAGCCGCGCGGCGGCCGCGTGCTCGTCATCCACCCCGGCTGGGTGCGGAGCTATATGGGCGGGAAGCTGAGCGAGGAAGGCACGTTCTCGGCCGCGGAGTCGGCTGCCGGCATTGCTTCTGTCATCGACGGGCATCTGGCGGACCGGACGCCTCGCGAGCATCCGGCCTTCATCGACAACACCGGCGCGGAGATGAGCTGGACGTAA
- a CDS encoding alpha/beta hydrolase — MPLAQVEFFSETLSLSSSLAAVIPQRGAAIGAEGAPGSGPPWPVLYLLHGATDNHMSWLRYSSIERYAQEKGIAVLLPSVHLSFYSDQQQGLDYFTFLSEELPDVAGAMFRLSERREDTFAAGLSMGGYGAFKLGIRCPERFAAVASLSGSLSQRTRLTGESPIANETMLRMARLTFGSAEAYDGSPDDLAHVLEGHLAAGTKLPRFYQGCGTADFNYGLNLDFRRQFEDRIDLTYVETPGAGHEWSYWDAAIRDVLDWLPLGGGEAESRHAADGEEGWR; from the coding sequence ATGCCGCTGGCGCAAGTCGAATTTTTCTCGGAAACGCTGAGCTTGTCGAGCTCGCTCGCGGCCGTCATCCCGCAGCGCGGGGCAGCCATCGGGGCGGAGGGGGCGCCGGGTAGCGGACCGCCCTGGCCGGTACTGTACCTGCTGCACGGGGCGACGGACAACCACATGAGCTGGCTGCGCTACAGCTCGATCGAGCGTTACGCACAGGAGAAGGGCATTGCCGTGCTTCTGCCGTCGGTGCATCTGAGCTTTTATTCCGATCAGCAGCAGGGCCTCGATTACTTCACGTTCCTGAGCGAGGAGCTGCCGGACGTCGCGGGCGCGATGTTCCGGCTGTCGGAGCGGCGGGAGGATACGTTCGCGGCCGGGCTGTCGATGGGCGGCTACGGCGCGTTCAAGCTCGGCATCCGCTGTCCGGAGCGGTTCGCCGCCGTGGCGAGCCTGTCAGGCAGCCTCAGCCAGCGGACGCGGCTGACCGGCGAGTCGCCGATCGCCAATGAGACGATGCTGCGCATGGCTCGGCTCACGTTCGGCTCGGCGGAGGCGTACGACGGCAGCCCCGACGATCTGGCGCATGTGCTGGAAGGGCATCTGGCGGCGGGCACGAAGCTGCCGCGCTTCTACCAGGGCTGCGGGACGGCGGACTTCAACTATGGGCTGAACCTGGACTTCCGCCGGCAGTTCGAGGATCGGATCGACCTGACCTATGTCGAGACGCCGGGAGCCGGCCATGAATGGAGCTACTGGGACGCGGCGATCCGGGACGTGCTGGACTGGCTGCCGCTGGGCGGCGGCGAGGCGGAGAGCCGCCATGCTGCGGACGGAGAGGAAGGATGGAGATGA
- a CDS encoding carbohydrate ABC transporter permease produces MALSRGERAFNVANILFFILLMALMIYPFWYMIMASFSDPDLTASGGLFLVPAGFSITAYQAVFQNVSILSGFKVTIITTVAGTLIGTFLSAGMAYAVSKKRLRGGKLFSLLILFTMLFSGGLVPSYLLVKMLGLIDSYGAFILPGAIGAWNIFVMISFFRGIPDELEEAAKIDGASDLTVFFRIVLPLSKPVLATVGLFIAVGYWNDFFSSVLYATEKDMWQLQMVLKDLISNTSQAISQAGISVAVQQQVNPFTVKMASILVSSAPILAVYPFLQKHFVKGALIGSVKG; encoded by the coding sequence ATGGCTTTGTCCCGAGGCGAACGCGCCTTTAATGTAGCGAACATCCTGTTCTTCATCCTGCTGATGGCGCTCATGATCTACCCGTTCTGGTACATGATTATGGCGTCGTTCAGCGACCCCGACCTGACGGCGAGCGGGGGGCTGTTCCTCGTGCCGGCAGGCTTCTCGATCACGGCGTACCAGGCGGTGTTCCAGAACGTCTCGATCCTGTCGGGCTTCAAGGTGACGATCATCACGACGGTGGCCGGCACGCTGATCGGCACGTTCCTCTCGGCGGGGATGGCGTATGCCGTCTCCAAGAAAAGGCTGCGCGGCGGCAAGCTGTTCTCGCTGCTCATCCTGTTCACGATGCTGTTCAGCGGCGGCCTCGTGCCGTCGTACCTGCTCGTCAAGATGCTCGGACTGATCGACAGCTACGGCGCGTTCATCCTGCCCGGCGCGATCGGCGCGTGGAACATCTTCGTCATGATCAGCTTCTTCCGGGGCATCCCTGACGAGCTCGAGGAAGCGGCCAAGATCGACGGGGCGAGCGACCTGACGGTGTTCTTCCGCATCGTGCTGCCTCTGTCCAAGCCGGTGCTGGCGACGGTCGGCCTGTTCATCGCGGTCGGCTACTGGAACGACTTCTTCTCCTCGGTGCTGTATGCGACGGAGAAGGACATGTGGCAGCTGCAGATGGTGCTCAAGGACCTCATCAGCAACACGTCGCAGGCGATCTCCCAGGCGGGAATCTCGGTGGCGGTGCAGCAGCAGGTCAACCCGTTCACGGTGAAGATGGCGTCCATTCTCGTCTCGAGCGCGCCGATCCTGGCGGTGTATCCGTTCCTGCAGAAGCATTTCGTGAAAGGAGCCCTCATCGGCTCGGTCAAAGGCTGA
- a CDS encoding type 2 periplasmic-binding domain-containing protein has product MKKTTMLLSATMAMALLAAGCSGGNGNGNGGGNEGAAGNSDTGKENAAGSGGEASKEPFTIKMALMAGPKTPDSWAEKALEGELEKSMGRKVDVQPIFLPDWSELNTKINLLMSAKDTRPGILWTGDTKEYTKWVDAGIAQDVTPSLQKYGKEILDYYRKDTLFYHWDKSGKIFRIPGDVPEASYMTTIVRKDWLDKLGLQPPKTLDEYIEVIRAFASGDPDGNGKKDTYGISGDNYYRSLAPFFYAYGLDVENFVKNADGSIQFGALDPKVKDVLKLLSELYKEGVMDPRMTTSANNDDNKVNDIYASGKVGSFYRWVDYFNPGNSVNMSFKKLNPSGEYISIAPIQGPDGFSSDLPDPGIGWCYLVVTDATDVDSAVQVLNTMATPEVFKKITFGNEGEHYTMENGIFTPTIQPEEGSKLGFGNFGWYIQRKDAANIKNTPEVTKMFEDKIATSQPMRDKIVVFKAIDRPEWDRYSADVKKVRDELFWGIITGKTPLDSFDKWPAQYEKLGGKKIDEEAAGLFEKQQAEHVEYDKWYEANITPYK; this is encoded by the coding sequence ATGAAAAAGACGACGATGCTGCTCAGCGCGACGATGGCGATGGCGCTGCTGGCGGCCGGCTGCTCCGGCGGCAACGGCAACGGCAATGGCGGCGGCAACGAAGGCGCGGCCGGCAACTCGGACACCGGCAAGGAGAACGCGGCCGGCAGCGGCGGCGAAGCGTCGAAGGAGCCTTTCACCATCAAGATGGCGCTCATGGCCGGACCGAAGACGCCGGACTCCTGGGCGGAGAAGGCGCTCGAGGGCGAGCTCGAGAAATCGATGGGCCGCAAGGTCGACGTGCAGCCGATCTTCCTGCCTGACTGGTCGGAGCTGAACACGAAGATCAACCTGCTCATGAGCGCCAAGGACACGCGTCCGGGCATCCTGTGGACCGGCGACACCAAGGAGTACACCAAGTGGGTCGATGCCGGCATCGCGCAGGACGTCACCCCATCCCTCCAGAAATACGGCAAGGAAATTCTCGACTACTACCGCAAGGACACGCTGTTCTACCACTGGGACAAGAGCGGCAAGATCTTCCGCATCCCCGGCGACGTGCCGGAAGCGAGCTACATGACGACGATCGTGCGCAAGGACTGGCTCGACAAGCTCGGCCTGCAGCCGCCCAAGACGCTCGACGAATACATCGAGGTCATCCGCGCCTTCGCAAGCGGCGATCCGGACGGCAACGGCAAGAAGGACACGTACGGCATCTCCGGCGACAACTACTACCGCTCGCTCGCGCCATTCTTCTACGCCTACGGCCTCGACGTCGAGAACTTCGTCAAGAACGCCGACGGCTCGATCCAGTTCGGCGCGCTCGATCCGAAGGTCAAGGACGTGCTGAAGCTGCTCAGCGAGCTGTACAAGGAAGGCGTCATGGACCCGCGCATGACGACGAGCGCCAACAACGACGACAACAAGGTCAACGACATCTACGCCTCCGGCAAGGTCGGCTCGTTCTACCGCTGGGTCGACTACTTCAACCCGGGCAACTCGGTCAACATGAGCTTCAAGAAGCTCAACCCGAGCGGCGAGTACATCTCGATCGCGCCGATCCAGGGGCCGGACGGCTTCAGCTCCGACCTGCCCGATCCGGGCATCGGCTGGTGCTACCTCGTCGTGACGGACGCGACGGACGTCGACAGCGCGGTGCAGGTGCTGAACACGATGGCGACGCCGGAGGTGTTCAAGAAGATCACGTTCGGCAACGAGGGCGAGCACTACACGATGGAGAACGGCATCTTCACGCCGACGATCCAGCCGGAGGAAGGCAGCAAGCTCGGCTTCGGCAACTTCGGCTGGTACATCCAGCGCAAGGACGCCGCCAACATCAAGAACACGCCGGAAGTGACGAAGATGTTCGAGGACAAGATCGCCACCAGCCAGCCGATGCGCGACAAGATCGTCGTGTTCAAGGCGATCGACCGTCCCGAGTGGGACCGCTACTCCGCCGACGTCAAGAAAGTGCGCGACGAGCTGTTCTGGGGCATCATCACGGGCAAGACGCCGCTGGATTCGTTCGACAAGTGGCCGGCCCAGTACGAGAAGCTCGGCGGCAAGAAGATCGACGAGGAAGCGGCAGGGCTGTTCGAGAAGCAGCAGGCCGAGCATGTCGAGTACGACAAGTGGTATGAGGCCAACATCACGCCGTACAAATAA
- a CDS encoding ABC transporter substrate-binding protein, whose product MLLAATLAIAGCSGNSNAPAAQNGGASGSPAPTASAAPTDGAASSQDTLIVARGGDSAALDPAIVTDGESTKVTEQIFEGLLSYKAGTTEVQPALAESYDVSDDGLTYTFKLRQGVKFHDGTDFNADAVVFNYNRWSDPNSPNKYEGDSFYYYDSMFGPEGARVIKEVKAVDPATVQFTLNKPQAPFLQNIAMPSFGIASPKAVEEKKDKFKSEPVGTGPFVFKEWKRSESITVEKNPTYWQSGLPKLERVIITVIPDNSARLTALQNGEIDLMEGVNPDDLGTLESNAELQKIERPSFNVGYVGFNLKKKPFDDPKVRVALSHAVNKEGIISAFYAGLAEAAVNPMPPSTLGWNADIKDYPYDLEKAKQLLAEAGYPNGLPEEMVFYAMPVARPYMPDGKKVAEAIQADFAKIGVKTRIESPEWATYLDDAKDGEKDDLYMLGWNGDNGDPDNFLFTLLHKDTIGSNNYSFYSNEEVNKLLSEGQAETDPAKREELYKQAQVLIKQDAPWVPLVHSTPLLAGKASLKGYVPSPTGGEPYSDVYFE is encoded by the coding sequence ATGCTGCTCGCCGCCACGCTCGCCATCGCCGGCTGCAGCGGCAACAGCAACGCGCCTGCGGCGCAAAACGGCGGCGCGAGCGGCAGCCCGGCGCCGACCGCCAGCGCAGCGCCGACCGACGGCGCGGCCAGCTCCCAGGACACGCTCATCGTCGCTCGCGGCGGCGACTCCGCCGCGCTCGATCCGGCCATCGTCACCGACGGCGAATCGACAAAGGTGACGGAGCAGATTTTCGAAGGACTGCTGTCTTACAAAGCGGGCACGACCGAGGTCCAGCCTGCCCTCGCCGAGAGCTATGACGTGTCGGACGACGGACTGACCTATACGTTCAAGCTGCGCCAAGGCGTCAAGTTCCATGACGGCACCGACTTCAATGCCGACGCCGTCGTCTTCAACTACAATCGCTGGAGCGATCCGAACAGTCCGAACAAGTACGAGGGCGACTCGTTCTACTACTACGACTCGATGTTCGGACCCGAAGGGGCCCGCGTCATCAAGGAAGTGAAGGCGGTCGATCCCGCTACCGTGCAGTTCACGCTGAACAAGCCGCAGGCGCCGTTCCTGCAGAACATCGCCATGCCGTCGTTCGGCATCGCTTCGCCCAAGGCGGTCGAGGAGAAGAAGGACAAGTTCAAGAGCGAGCCGGTCGGCACCGGTCCGTTCGTCTTCAAGGAGTGGAAGCGCAGCGAGTCGATCACCGTGGAGAAGAACCCGACCTACTGGCAATCCGGCCTGCCGAAGCTCGAGCGGGTCATCATCACGGTCATTCCGGACAACTCGGCTCGCCTGACGGCGCTGCAGAACGGCGAGATCGACCTGATGGAAGGCGTCAACCCGGATGATCTCGGCACGCTGGAGAGCAACGCCGAGCTGCAGAAGATCGAGCGTCCGTCGTTCAACGTCGGCTACGTCGGCTTCAACTTGAAGAAAAAGCCGTTCGACGATCCGAAGGTGCGCGTTGCCCTGAGCCACGCCGTCAACAAGGAAGGCATCATCAGCGCCTTCTACGCCGGCCTCGCCGAAGCGGCGGTCAACCCGATGCCGCCGAGCACGCTCGGCTGGAACGCGGACATCAAGGATTATCCGTACGATCTCGAAAAGGCGAAGCAGCTGCTCGCCGAAGCCGGCTACCCGAACGGCCTGCCGGAGGAGATGGTGTTCTACGCCATGCCGGTCGCGCGCCCGTACATGCCGGACGGCAAGAAGGTGGCCGAAGCGATCCAGGCGGATTTCGCCAAGATCGGGGTCAAGACGCGCATCGAATCGCCGGAGTGGGCGACCTACCTCGACGACGCGAAGGATGGCGAGAAGGACGACCTGTACATGCTCGGCTGGAACGGCGACAACGGCGATCCCGACAACTTCCTGTTCACGCTGCTGCACAAGGATACGATCGGCAGCAACAACTACAGCTTCTATTCCAATGAAGAAGTGAACAAGCTGCTGAGCGAAGGCCAGGCCGAGACGGACCCGGCCAAGCGCGAGGAGCTGTACAAGCAGGCGCAGGTGCTGATCAAGCAGGACGCGCCGTGGGTTCCGCTCGTGCACTCGACGCCGCTGCTGGCGGGCAAGGCGAGCCTCAAGGGCTACGTGCCTTCGCCGACCGGCGGGGAGCCGTACAGCGACGTCTACTTCGAGTAG
- a CDS encoding DeoR/GlpR family DNA-binding transcription regulator encodes MLAAERYEQIVQLVNERGSIRVTELSELCRVTEETIRRDLDRLEQEGRLRRSHGGAVSVRDAQPETPFAEREVTFAPQKRRIAAEAARQVRQRERILLDASSTSWYMARELPDMPLTVLTNSARVAVELAAKEQIHVICTGGQLARGSLSFVGPSAERSLEEYHVDKAFLSCKGLHVERGLSESSELQARVKQQMLRMADEVVLLADASKIGLQSFTRFGSLEQVGRLITDDGITAEAAQALRDCGVAVLVV; translated from the coding sequence ATGCTGGCGGCAGAGCGCTACGAGCAGATCGTGCAGCTGGTCAACGAGCGCGGGAGCATCCGCGTCACCGAGCTGAGCGAGCTGTGCCGGGTGACGGAGGAGACGATCCGCCGCGACCTGGACCGGCTGGAGCAGGAGGGGCGGCTGCGCCGCTCGCACGGCGGCGCGGTCAGCGTCCGCGACGCCCAGCCGGAGACGCCGTTCGCGGAGCGCGAGGTGACGTTCGCCCCGCAGAAGCGGCGGATCGCGGCGGAGGCGGCGCGGCAGGTGCGTCAGCGCGAGCGCATCCTGCTGGATGCGAGCTCCACGTCGTGGTACATGGCGCGGGAGCTGCCGGACATGCCGCTCACCGTGCTGACCAACTCCGCTCGCGTCGCCGTAGAGCTGGCGGCCAAGGAGCAGATCCACGTCATCTGCACCGGCGGGCAGCTGGCGCGGGGCTCGCTCAGCTTCGTCGGCCCGTCGGCCGAGCGGTCGCTGGAGGAGTACCATGTCGACAAGGCGTTCCTGTCGTGCAAGGGGCTGCATGTCGAGCGCGGCCTCAGCGAGTCCAGCGAGCTGCAGGCGCGGGTCAAGCAGCAGATGCTGCGGATGGCCGACGAGGTCGTGCTGCTGGCGGATGCCAGCAAGATCGGCCTGCAGTCGTTCACGCGCTTCGGCAGCCTGGAGCAGGTCGGGCGGCTCATCACGGACGACGGCATCACGGCCGAGGCGGCGCAAGCGCTGCGGGACTGCGGCGTGGCGGTGCTGGTGGTGTAG
- a CDS encoding ABC transporter permease, with amino-acid sequence MLNYAIRRLLMLVPVLLGMTVIVFMIIRAIPGDPAEVILGEKASPQSKEALRQELKLDEPLYVQYGDYLGKLLSGDLGQSIRSKEPIATEIGPYLAATLELTAFAMLFAIVVGVNAGIISAWRQNSWFDYASMLIALVGVSMPIFWLGLMEQWIFALELKWLPSIGRANPRDPVDAVTGLYLIDTLVAGRFDQFGTVLKHLVLPGIALGTIPMAIIARMTRSSMLEVLRSDYIRTAKAKGLSQLGVIYKHALRNAFIPVLTVIGLQFGLLLGGAVLTETIFAWPGIGRYIFDAISARDYPVIQSGILIIAFLFVLINLLVDLLYAAVDPRISYK; translated from the coding sequence ATGCTGAACTATGCGATCCGCCGCCTGCTGATGCTCGTCCCCGTGCTGCTCGGCATGACGGTCATCGTGTTCATGATTATCCGCGCCATCCCCGGCGATCCGGCTGAGGTCATCCTCGGGGAAAAGGCGAGCCCGCAGTCGAAGGAAGCGCTGCGCCAGGAGCTGAAGCTCGACGAGCCGCTGTACGTCCAGTACGGCGACTATCTCGGCAAGCTGCTGAGCGGCGATCTTGGCCAATCGATCCGCAGCAAGGAGCCGATCGCCACGGAGATCGGGCCGTATCTGGCGGCCACGCTGGAGCTGACGGCGTTCGCGATGCTGTTCGCGATTGTAGTCGGCGTCAACGCCGGCATCATCAGCGCCTGGCGGCAGAACTCGTGGTTCGACTATGCCAGCATGCTGATCGCCCTCGTCGGCGTGTCGATGCCGATATTCTGGCTCGGCCTGATGGAGCAGTGGATCTTCGCGCTGGAGCTCAAATGGCTGCCGTCGATCGGCCGCGCGAACCCGCGCGATCCGGTCGACGCCGTCACCGGCCTGTACCTGATCGATACGCTCGTCGCCGGCCGGTTCGACCAGTTCGGCACCGTGCTCAAGCATCTGGTCCTGCCGGGCATCGCGCTCGGCACGATCCCGATGGCGATCATCGCGCGCATGACGCGCTCGAGCATGCTGGAGGTGCTGCGCTCGGACTACATCCGCACCGCCAAGGCCAAAGGGCTGTCGCAGCTCGGCGTCATCTACAAGCATGCGCTGCGCAACGCGTTCATCCCGGTGCTCACCGTCATCGGCCTGCAGTTCGGCCTGCTGCTCGGCGGCGCGGTGCTGACCGAGACGATCTTCGCCTGGCCCGGCATCGGACGCTACATCTTCGATGCGATCAGCGCGCGCGACTATCCGGTCATCCAGTCCGGCATCCTCATCATCGCGTTCCTCTTCGTCCTCATCAACCTGCTGGTCGATCTGCTGTATGCGGCAGTCGATCCGCGCATCAGCTACAAGTAG
- a CDS encoding ABC transporter permease yields the protein MAATKPAVMAGKRTREARGPLLKDIVRDRYLYLLLLPGLLLVLVFKYMPMYGVIIAFQEYNIYKGITGSEWVGFDQFTRLFNSPDFTEILGNTILISVYKLVASFTLPILLALLLNELRSKLFKRFAQSVVYLPHFISWVIFSGILITFLNPVDGLINLILQRFGAMPIDFLGDVRYFRSILVISDIYKEVGWGTIIYLAAIAGVSADLYEAARIDGAGKLRQTWHVTLPAIRPVILILVILSLANILEAGFQQIFLLYNPLVYDVADIIDTYVYRVGIQEANYSYATAAGLFKSAVAMTLILTVNTIVKKSGQEGLW from the coding sequence ATGGCTGCAACGAAGCCGGCCGTCATGGCCGGAAAGCGGACGCGGGAGGCCCGCGGCCCGCTGCTGAAGGACATCGTCCGGGACCGCTACCTGTACCTGCTGCTGCTGCCCGGCCTGCTTCTGGTGCTGGTGTTCAAGTACATGCCCATGTACGGCGTCATCATCGCGTTCCAGGAGTACAACATCTACAAAGGCATCACCGGCAGCGAATGGGTCGGGTTCGACCAGTTCACCCGTCTGTTCAACTCGCCGGACTTCACGGAGATTCTCGGCAACACAATCCTCATCAGCGTCTACAAGCTGGTCGCGTCGTTCACGCTGCCGATCCTCCTGGCGCTGCTGCTCAACGAGCTGCGCAGCAAGCTGTTCAAGCGCTTCGCGCAGTCGGTCGTCTATTTGCCGCACTTCATTTCCTGGGTCATCTTCTCGGGCATCCTCATCACGTTCCTCAATCCGGTCGACGGCCTTATCAACCTGATCCTGCAGCGCTTCGGCGCCATGCCGATCGACTTCCTCGGAGACGTGCGGTACTTCCGCTCGATCCTCGTCATCAGCGACATCTACAAGGAAGTCGGCTGGGGCACGATCATCTATCTGGCGGCGATCGCCGGCGTGAGCGCCGACCTGTACGAGGCGGCCCGCATCGACGGCGCCGGCAAGCTGAGGCAGACCTGGCATGTGACGCTGCCGGCGATCCGGCCGGTCATCCTCATCCTCGTCATCCTCAGCCTGGCGAACATCCTCGAGGCCGGCTTCCAGCAGATCTTCCTGCTGTACAATCCGCTCGTCTACGACGTCGCCGACATCATCGACACGTACGTCTACCGCGTCGGCATCCAGGAGGCCAACTACAGCTATGCGACGGCGGCGGGACTGTTCAAGTCGGCGGTGGCGATGACGCTCATCCTGACCGTGAACACGATCGTCAAAAAAAGCGGCCAGGAAGGCCTGTGGTAA